Genomic segment of Methanolobus mangrovi:
TTTGAGATATCTTTCCATGGGAACGTAGCTCTGGCATATGCTTCTTCATTATCGAGTTCATAAACGATAAAGAACCTGCATGAGGATATGTCTAGCCACTCTGATATTACATTATAGCCTTTCGGGTATTCCCATGACCTATATCGTTTATCCATCTCCTCGTTGTCTTTTGGTTCCCACGTCATTATATCCATGAACAACATTTATCCACCCTCCTTTAACTTCTTAT
This window contains:
- a CDS encoding DUF3303 domain-containing protein, which encodes MLFMDIMTWEPKDNEEMDKRYRSWEYPKGYNVISEWLDISSCRFFIVYELDNEEAYARATFPWKDISKLETIPIMTPEKAIEIGLKMEAEMAKA